From one Natrinema saccharevitans genomic stretch:
- a CDS encoding acyl-CoA dehydrogenase family protein yields MLSLSAEQELVVSSLEELARREFSDAAFSWDGDLPLENIELLADRGYLGLNIAEEYGGGGMGEFEAMLSIEAVGQVCPDTAEYLYNQQMVAPRAIEMFGSEAIKERYLPGVTAGDESVAIAISEPEAGSDVGAMTTRVREDGDDLILDGEKVWVSNIPHASAVVVWAKFPDGMGSVVVDLEDDADSVEIEQHYTNMADHTQTQFRMHDIEVPETHVLTRGKEGFKQQLQALNWERLGSATLANAIARCALEKALEYAQQREQFDQPIAEFQGIEWKLADMVKRLEASRALTYRAASNAEAQGRIPDRMDASLAKLTSGEMVEHVVSESLQIHGANGYQQGHPLEYLYRLARGRRLAAGTDEIQKTQIAAALKRDGLPPLA; encoded by the coding sequence ATGCTCTCCCTCTCAGCAGAGCAAGAACTGGTCGTCTCGTCACTGGAGGAGTTAGCCCGCCGTGAATTTTCCGACGCGGCGTTCTCGTGGGACGGGGACCTCCCGTTGGAGAACATCGAACTGCTCGCCGATCGCGGATATCTCGGATTGAACATCGCCGAGGAGTACGGCGGCGGCGGGATGGGCGAGTTCGAGGCCATGCTCAGCATCGAAGCCGTCGGTCAGGTCTGTCCCGACACGGCCGAGTACCTCTACAACCAGCAGATGGTCGCTCCTCGCGCCATCGAGATGTTCGGCAGCGAGGCGATCAAGGAGCGGTACCTCCCGGGCGTTACCGCCGGCGATGAAAGCGTTGCCATCGCGATCTCCGAGCCAGAAGCCGGTTCCGACGTCGGTGCGATGACTACCCGCGTCCGCGAAGACGGCGACGACCTGATCCTCGACGGCGAGAAGGTCTGGGTCAGTAATATTCCTCACGCATCGGCCGTGGTCGTCTGGGCGAAGTTCCCCGACGGAATGGGTTCGGTCGTCGTCGATCTCGAGGACGACGCCGACAGCGTCGAGATCGAGCAACACTATACGAACATGGCAGACCACACCCAGACGCAGTTTCGCATGCACGATATCGAAGTGCCCGAGACGCACGTCCTCACCCGCGGCAAAGAGGGGTTCAAACAGCAACTGCAGGCACTCAACTGGGAGCGACTCGGCAGCGCCACGCTCGCCAACGCCATCGCCCGCTGCGCGCTCGAGAAGGCGCTCGAGTACGCCCAGCAACGCGAGCAGTTCGATCAACCGATCGCCGAGTTTCAGGGCATCGAATGGAAACTCGCGGACATGGTCAAGCGACTCGAGGCCTCGCGCGCGCTGACGTACCGCGCGGCGAGTAACGCCGAAGCACAGGGTCGCATTCCCGACCGCATGGACGCCTCGCTGGCGAAACTCACCTCCGGAGAGATGGTCGAACACGTGGTCAGCGAATCGCTGCAGATCCACGGTGCCAACGGCTATCAGCAGGGCCATCCCCTGGAGTACCTCTACCGGCTCGCCCGGGGTCGCCGTCTCGCCGCCGGGACCGACGAAATCCAGAAAACCCAGATCGCGGCCGCTCTCAAACGCGACGGCCTCCCCCCGCTCGCCTGA
- a CDS encoding enoyl-CoA hydratase/isomerase family protein, with amino-acid sequence MSHVRYDCTDGYATLTLDRPDVYNAFNEEMILELNEALRRARDDDDAYAVVLTGAGEGFCSGADVTDMPDWSEQSKEEYGAYLWSVQNVVRQLRNMGKPTIAAVNGPAIGAGCDFALACDVRYVGEDAVLREGFVGVGLVPGDGGAWLLPRLIGESKAREYLLTGKDITPEDALEFGLAADVTADPLAAAQEFAERVHGLPATAVRYTKRLVDPQQDFETYCERAIEYQWECVTDPEHEEATQAFSEGRDPDYDREFTP; translated from the coding sequence ATGAGTCACGTCCGTTACGACTGTACTGACGGCTATGCAACGCTGACGCTCGACCGACCCGACGTCTACAACGCCTTCAACGAGGAAATGATCCTCGAATTGAACGAGGCGCTCCGGCGTGCGCGCGACGACGACGACGCCTACGCTGTCGTCCTCACCGGTGCCGGAGAGGGGTTTTGCTCCGGTGCCGACGTTACCGACATGCCCGACTGGAGCGAACAGTCCAAAGAGGAGTACGGGGCCTATCTCTGGAGCGTGCAGAACGTCGTCCGTCAACTCCGGAATATGGGGAAACCGACTATCGCGGCGGTCAACGGCCCCGCGATCGGCGCCGGTTGCGACTTCGCGCTCGCCTGCGACGTCCGCTACGTCGGCGAGGACGCCGTCCTTCGCGAGGGCTTCGTCGGAGTCGGCCTCGTTCCCGGCGACGGTGGCGCATGGCTGCTCCCGCGATTGATCGGCGAATCGAAAGCCCGGGAGTACCTCCTCACCGGGAAAGATATCACGCCCGAAGACGCCCTCGAGTTCGGACTCGCCGCCGATGTAACGGCCGATCCACTCGCCGCAGCGCAGGAGTTCGCCGAGCGGGTCCACGGTCTCCCCGCGACGGCGGTGCGCTACACCAAGCGACTCGTCGATCCGCAGCAGGATTTCGAAACGTACTGTGAACGCGCCATCGAGTACCAGTGGGAGTGCGTCACCGACCCGGAACACGAGGAGGCGACGCAGGCGTTCAGCGAGGGGCGCGACCCCGACTACGATCGGGAGTTCACCCCCTGA
- a CDS encoding MmgE/PrpD family protein — translation MATELGSEQCSDVATFVTSLSFEDVPDDAVDLVERAFLDTIGVTLAGAATDTANRVLAAHRFDSGETTVFGTDQSLPLHDAVFVNATAGHCLDFDDVALAAMDGHPSVPMVAPLLAVGERRGVTGEELISAYAAGFETQRYVSRPISPEHYEDGWHATSTIGTFGTAAAVARLLDLSEAEVAHALNIAASMPAGLKRNFGSMTKPVHVGQAARSGTTAALLAAEGVTADSAAVTGESGFLDLYSSTEPDADQLPDLGADWALLEDGIDVKKYPCCYYTHAAIYGAAELAAEHDIEPGEIETVRVTASQGAADALHHADPSTGLEAKFSMEYVVARALVHGHIGLTAFDDERIDDPDVQRVRKRVSFETDPSVDYDSNAAWISLSTSSGAEHDRVQERPPGTHADPLTIDELRGKYRMCGNHAPDFDATEPTLEMLTDLRVVDDVTELLAHF, via the coding sequence ATGGCGACGGAACTCGGTAGTGAGCAGTGTTCGGACGTTGCAACGTTCGTTACGTCCCTTTCGTTCGAGGACGTTCCCGACGATGCCGTCGATCTCGTCGAACGGGCGTTTCTCGATACGATCGGCGTCACGCTTGCCGGAGCGGCTACTGACACCGCGAATCGGGTCCTCGCAGCGCACCGTTTCGACAGCGGTGAGACGACCGTGTTCGGCACCGACCAGTCCCTTCCCCTTCACGACGCGGTATTCGTGAACGCGACGGCCGGTCACTGTCTGGATTTCGACGATGTCGCGCTGGCCGCGATGGACGGCCACCCGAGCGTCCCCATGGTCGCGCCGCTGTTGGCCGTCGGGGAACGACGCGGCGTCACCGGTGAGGAACTCATCAGCGCGTACGCGGCCGGATTCGAGACACAGCGGTACGTTTCGCGTCCAATTAGCCCCGAACATTACGAAGACGGTTGGCACGCGACGTCGACTATCGGAACGTTCGGCACCGCCGCGGCCGTCGCACGATTGCTCGATCTCTCCGAGGCGGAAGTCGCTCACGCGTTGAACATCGCCGCATCGATGCCCGCGGGTCTCAAACGCAACTTCGGTTCGATGACGAAGCCGGTTCACGTCGGACAGGCCGCACGATCGGGAACGACCGCGGCCCTGCTCGCCGCAGAGGGAGTCACGGCCGATTCCGCCGCCGTCACTGGCGAAAGCGGGTTCCTCGATCTCTACAGCAGCACCGAGCCGGACGCCGACCAGTTGCCGGACCTCGGCGCCGATTGGGCGCTGTTAGAAGACGGAATCGACGTCAAGAAATACCCGTGCTGTTATTACACGCACGCCGCGATCTACGGTGCCGCCGAACTCGCAGCGGAACACGATATCGAGCCGGGAGAGATCGAGACGGTACGCGTAACGGCGTCGCAAGGGGCAGCGGACGCGCTCCACCACGCGGATCCGTCGACGGGGCTCGAAGCCAAATTCTCGATGGAGTACGTCGTCGCCCGCGCGCTCGTTCACGGCCACATCGGGTTGACGGCGTTCGACGACGAGCGGATCGACGATCCCGACGTCCAACGCGTCCGGAAACGGGTTTCGTTCGAGACGGACCCGTCCGTCGACTACGATTCGAACGCCGCGTGGATCTCCCTTTCCACATCGTCGGGCGCGGAACACGACCGCGTGCAAGAACGTCCGCCGGGGACGCACGCCGATCCGCTCACCATCGACGAACTCCGGGGGAAGTATCGAATGTGTGGCAACCACGCACCGGACTTCGACGCGACGGAACCGACCCTCGAGATGCTCACCGACCTCCGCGTCGTCGACGACGTGACCGAGTTGCTGGCACACTTCTGA
- a CDS encoding Zn-ribbon domain-containing OB-fold protein, translated as MSWDPRPTPDITPETERYWSAAADGELLVRECDECGLVYHYPRELCPDCFSDSVSWRETNGTGTVYSYSTARKMGGWPDEDLPLIVAYVELDEGPRVMTNLACEPDEIEIGTPVEVRFRAIEGADAAVPVFVPRRE; from the coding sequence ATGAGCTGGGACCCGCGACCGACGCCCGACATTACGCCGGAGACGGAGCGATACTGGTCGGCCGCCGCCGACGGCGAGTTACTCGTCCGCGAGTGCGACGAGTGCGGGCTGGTCTATCACTACCCTCGAGAACTCTGCCCCGACTGTTTCAGCGATTCCGTCAGTTGGCGGGAAACGAACGGAACGGGAACGGTGTACTCCTATTCGACGGCGCGCAAGATGGGGGGATGGCCCGACGAAGACTTACCGCTCATCGTCGCGTACGTCGAACTCGACGAAGGACCACGCGTGATGACGAACCTCGCGTGCGAGCCGGACGAGATCGAGATCGGCACTCCCGTCGAAGTCCGTTTCAGAGCGATCGAAGGGGCGGATGCCGCGGTTCCCGTATTCGTTCCCCGTCGGGAATAG
- a CDS encoding thiolase domain-containing protein — translation MSGQSSAYIAGVYEHPTREAPDKSTMQLHAEVARGAIGDAGLEKDDVDAYFTAGVPEYESGLSPLIVADYLGLDVSYADTTDFGGSSYISHVGHAVSAIRDGKCDVALITLAGRPRSRGQATGSGARDVRSVQDSFERIYGATNITMYGMAAKRHMHEYGTTPEQLAEIRAAASHHAQYNEHAMFQEPVTVEDVVESRVVADPLHLLDCCVISDGGGAILVVSEEARSRLERECVEVLGHGESIGHHRAGRIDLTRTAAEQSGRRAFDEAGLEPSDIDYASIYDSFTITVLEAIEDLGFCEKGDGGKFVENGALKAPNGNLPFNTDGGGLCSNHPANRGGMTKVIEAVRQLRGETNEEVQVDADLALAHGTGGSIGTRHGAATVVLGGEDR, via the coding sequence ATGTCAGGTCAGTCGTCAGCCTATATCGCAGGGGTGTACGAACACCCGACGCGAGAAGCGCCGGACAAGTCAACGATGCAGTTACACGCGGAGGTCGCACGCGGTGCGATCGGCGACGCCGGACTCGAGAAGGACGACGTCGATGCGTACTTTACCGCCGGCGTTCCGGAGTACGAGAGCGGGCTAAGTCCGTTGATCGTGGCTGACTACCTCGGTCTCGACGTCTCGTACGCCGATACGACTGACTTCGGCGGCTCTTCGTATATCAGTCACGTCGGCCACGCGGTAAGCGCGATTCGAGACGGAAAGTGCGACGTCGCGTTGATCACCCTGGCCGGTCGACCGCGATCCCGAGGACAGGCGACGGGTTCGGGCGCCCGCGACGTTCGGTCGGTACAGGACAGCTTCGAGCGAATCTACGGCGCGACGAACATCACCATGTACGGCATGGCCGCCAAGCGACACATGCACGAATACGGGACGACGCCGGAGCAACTGGCCGAAATTCGCGCCGCGGCGTCACATCACGCCCAGTACAACGAACACGCGATGTTTCAGGAGCCGGTGACCGTCGAAGACGTCGTCGAGTCGCGCGTCGTCGCCGATCCGTTACACCTGCTCGACTGTTGCGTTATCTCCGACGGCGGCGGTGCGATACTCGTCGTCTCGGAGGAGGCTCGGTCCCGTCTCGAGCGCGAGTGCGTCGAAGTCCTCGGCCACGGCGAGTCAATCGGCCATCACCGGGCGGGTCGAATCGATCTCACCCGGACGGCCGCGGAGCAATCCGGACGCCGAGCGTTCGACGAAGCGGGCCTCGAACCGTCGGATATCGACTACGCGTCGATCTACGATTCGTTTACGATCACCGTCCTCGAGGCGATCGAAGATCTGGGGTTCTGCGAAAAAGGCGACGGAGGCAAGTTCGTCGAAAACGGGGCACTCAAGGCCCCGAACGGAAATCTCCCGTTCAATACGGACGGCGGCGGGCTGTGTTCGAACCATCCCGCGAACCGCGGTGGGATGACCAAAGTCATCGAGGCGGTGCGCCAACTCCGCGGGGAAACGAACGAGGAAGTGCAGGTCGACGCCGACCTCGCGCTCGCACACGGTACCGGCGGCAGCATCGGGACCCGTCACGGGGCCGCGACCGTCGTTCTCGGAGGTGAGGACCGATGA
- a CDS encoding IclR family transcriptional regulator, whose protein sequence is MPENNDRGRVKTTVTAFRIIELLMEEDGMGLSELARELDLAKSTVHRHLSTLRDLEYVTREDDVYRTGLRFLEIGERTRTRSDAYQLAEEKVADLAAETEERSQFIVEEYGQGVYIFRETGERAVRTDSEIGKRIPIHATAAGKAILASLSDDRIDEIIDQRGLPALTEHTTTDEDALWTELEEIRDRGYSINDQENTSGLRAIGVPVQYETGEPLGALSVSGPTHRFRGTLFDETLPNLLLGTANELELNIQYS, encoded by the coding sequence ATGCCCGAGAACAACGATCGCGGGCGGGTGAAAACGACCGTAACCGCGTTTCGAATCATCGAGTTACTCATGGAGGAAGACGGGATGGGGCTCTCCGAACTCGCTCGAGAACTCGACCTCGCGAAGAGTACCGTCCATCGGCACCTGTCGACCCTTCGGGACCTCGAATACGTCACGAGAGAGGACGACGTGTATCGAACCGGACTGCGGTTTCTCGAGATCGGCGAACGGACGCGAACGCGATCGGACGCGTACCAGCTCGCCGAGGAAAAAGTCGCGGATCTCGCCGCCGAGACCGAAGAGCGCTCCCAGTTTATCGTCGAGGAGTACGGCCAGGGCGTCTACATCTTCAGAGAGACCGGCGAACGGGCCGTACGCACCGATTCCGAGATCGGAAAGCGGATTCCGATTCACGCGACTGCGGCGGGGAAAGCGATTCTCGCCAGTCTATCGGACGACCGCATCGACGAAATCATCGACCAACGAGGATTACCGGCGTTGACCGAACACACGACGACGGACGAAGACGCCCTCTGGACGGAACTAGAGGAGATCCGCGACCGAGGATACAGTATCAACGATCAGGAGAACACGAGCGGGTTGCGGGCCATCGGCGTTCCCGTGCAGTACGAGACCGGCGAACCACTCGGCGCATTGAGCGTCTCCGGTCCGACGCATCGGTTTCGGGGGACGTTGTTCGACGAGACGCTCCCGAACCTCCTCCTCGGCACCGCGAACGAACTCGAACTCAACATTCAGTACTCGTAG
- a CDS encoding acyl-CoA dehydrogenase family protein codes for MVHAWRDSVPLSDEQTLVRDSIREICQEFDTEYWRKRDENEEYPHEFVDTLSDHGWLGILIPEEYGGAGMTTSEVAVMMEEIAANGGGFSAAQAVHGGIYNSTPLVEYADEDLKSDLLPKVADGEVAVQSFGLTEPNAGSDSTSIETSADRDGDEYVINGQKIWISRVDATDYLVLMARTTPREEVDKRTEGISMFLVDIEDAYDQGALEIQQIPKTASGFVHSYEMWFSDLRLPASRLIGDEGSGFYQVLDGLNEERLAIAAECVGLAEVALERGIEYANEREVFGGPIGANQSIQHPLAEAYTETLAAKQLLYGAAETIESASQKETGAMANAAKYRAAEAAFAAADAAVQTHGGFGVAREYDVERYFREARLTRIVPITQQLVLNYISENVLGLPRSY; via the coding sequence ATGGTTCACGCGTGGAGAGATAGCGTACCGCTATCCGACGAGCAAACGTTGGTTCGGGATAGTATCCGGGAGATCTGCCAGGAATTTGATACGGAATACTGGCGGAAACGGGACGAAAACGAGGAATACCCCCACGAATTCGTCGACACGCTCAGCGACCATGGCTGGTTGGGGATTCTGATTCCGGAGGAGTACGGCGGTGCCGGCATGACGACGTCGGAAGTCGCCGTCATGATGGAGGAGATCGCTGCGAACGGCGGCGGATTCAGTGCCGCTCAGGCAGTTCACGGCGGTATCTACAACAGCACGCCGCTGGTCGAGTACGCCGACGAAGATCTCAAGTCGGACCTGTTGCCCAAAGTAGCCGACGGGGAGGTCGCCGTTCAGTCGTTCGGTCTCACGGAGCCGAACGCCGGCTCCGATTCGACGTCGATCGAAACGAGCGCCGACCGGGACGGTGACGAGTACGTTATCAACGGACAGAAGATTTGGATCTCGCGGGTCGATGCGACGGATTACCTCGTCCTGATGGCTCGAACGACGCCGCGAGAGGAGGTGGACAAACGAACGGAGGGCATCTCCATGTTCCTCGTCGACATCGAGGACGCGTACGACCAGGGCGCCCTCGAGATCCAGCAGATCCCGAAGACGGCCAGCGGCTTCGTCCACTCCTACGAAATGTGGTTCTCCGACCTCAGACTGCCGGCGAGCCGGCTCATCGGCGACGAAGGGAGCGGATTCTATCAGGTCCTGGACGGACTCAACGAGGAACGACTCGCGATCGCAGCCGAATGCGTCGGGCTCGCGGAGGTCGCGCTCGAGCGCGGGATCGAGTACGCGAACGAGCGGGAAGTCTTCGGCGGCCCGATCGGGGCGAACCAGAGCATTCAGCACCCGCTCGCGGAGGCCTATACCGAGACGCTGGCGGCGAAACAACTCCTGTACGGTGCCGCGGAAACGATCGAGAGCGCGAGCCAGAAGGAAACCGGTGCGATGGCAAACGCCGCGAAGTACCGGGCGGCGGAGGCGGCGTTCGCCGCAGCGGACGCCGCGGTCCAGACCCACGGCGGGTTCGGCGTCGCTCGCGAATACGACGTCGAACGGTACTTCCGCGAGGCTCGACTGACGCGGATCGTCCCGATTACGCAACAGCTCGTCCTCAACTACATCAGCGAGAACGTCTTGGGACTGCCCCGCTCGTACTGA
- a CDS encoding MaoC family dehydratase yields the protein MTNDTDDTTESDATTDNRLVEGWHGRYYEDFEVGDIYKHPFGRTVTETDNVWMTNVTMNLNPMHFNEAYAAETEFGERLVNGLVVIATAVGMSVVDVSVNATANLGYDDIRHHNPVFHGDTIFAESEVRSKRELESRDHVGTVETELRAYNQHDDLVLSLERTPMVLKREYAEPSAAEPPGWPEGIGTQPDEIGD from the coding sequence ATGACCAACGACACCGACGACACCACCGAATCGGACGCAACGACTGACAACCGACTCGTCGAAGGCTGGCACGGCCGCTACTACGAGGACTTCGAAGTCGGCGACATCTACAAACACCCGTTCGGTCGCACCGTCACCGAGACGGACAACGTCTGGATGACCAACGTGACGATGAATCTCAACCCGATGCACTTCAACGAGGCCTACGCCGCGGAGACGGAGTTCGGCGAGCGCCTCGTCAACGGACTCGTCGTCATTGCGACGGCCGTCGGGATGAGCGTCGTCGACGTCTCGGTCAACGCCACTGCGAACCTCGGTTACGACGACATCCGCCACCACAACCCCGTCTTCCACGGCGACACCATCTTCGCCGAGAGCGAGGTCCGCTCGAAGCGCGAACTCGAGTCCCGCGACCACGTCGGCACCGTCGAGACGGAACTGCGGGCGTACAACCAGCACGACGACCTCGTCCTGAGCTTAGAGCGCACGCCGATGGTGCTGAAACGCGAGTACGCCGAGCCCTCCGCGGCCGAGCCGCCGGGCTGGCCCGAGGGGATCGGTACACAACCGGACGAGATCGGCGACTGA
- a CDS encoding acyl-CoA dehydrogenase family protein — MASLSDEQQMLLETASDLAENEFAEKAYEWQGETPWENLETLAEHGFLGINFDEEYGGAGMSEFEAMLLNEAVGRVCPDTASFLNSLHMVAPRAIDMFGTPEAKAAYLPPLTEGNDFIAICISEPEAGSDVHSMNTTIEERDGDLVLNGEKTWVSRFDEASAGVTWVKFPDGLGTVIVDFDDPGVEVSNHYTNMAGHEQTHYYMEDVVIPPENVLTRGEDAFKEQLKALNWERLAVASISNTWALAALEHALEYAQDREQFGQPIAEFQGLEWKLSEMVTHLEASRALTYRAAEDAVARGRVPDPLQTGAANLFSGQTAETVISEALQICGANGYQQGHPLEYLYRLQRGWRFAGGTDEVQKNTIARWLKRGGAPSLLN, encoded by the coding sequence ATGGCCTCGCTTAGCGACGAGCAGCAGATGCTGCTCGAGACGGCGTCTGATCTCGCGGAAAACGAGTTCGCCGAGAAAGCGTACGAGTGGCAAGGCGAAACCCCCTGGGAGAACCTCGAAACGCTGGCGGAACACGGGTTCCTCGGGATCAACTTCGACGAAGAGTACGGCGGCGCGGGGATGTCCGAGTTCGAAGCGATGCTCCTCAACGAAGCGGTCGGTCGGGTCTGCCCGGACACGGCGTCGTTCCTGAACTCGCTGCATATGGTCGCTCCGCGCGCGATCGATATGTTCGGAACGCCCGAAGCGAAGGCGGCGTATCTCCCGCCGCTGACCGAGGGGAATGACTTCATCGCGATCTGTATCTCCGAACCGGAGGCCGGCTCCGACGTTCACTCGATGAACACGACGATCGAGGAACGCGACGGCGACCTCGTTCTCAACGGCGAGAAGACGTGGGTCTCACGCTTCGACGAGGCGTCGGCGGGCGTGACGTGGGTGAAGTTCCCCGACGGACTCGGCACCGTCATCGTCGACTTCGACGACCCCGGCGTCGAAGTGAGCAACCACTACACGAACATGGCCGGCCACGAACAGACCCACTACTACATGGAAGACGTCGTGATTCCGCCCGAAAACGTCCTCACCCGCGGCGAAGACGCCTTCAAAGAACAGCTGAAGGCCCTCAACTGGGAGCGACTCGCCGTCGCGTCGATCTCGAACACGTGGGCGCTGGCCGCGCTCGAACACGCGCTCGAGTACGCTCAGGATCGCGAACAGTTCGGGCAGCCGATTGCCGAGTTCCAGGGCCTCGAGTGGAAGTTGTCCGAGATGGTGACACACCTCGAGGCGTCTCGCGCGCTCACGTACCGGGCAGCCGAGGACGCAGTGGCACGGGGCCGCGTGCCCGATCCCCTACAGACCGGCGCGGCCAACCTCTTTTCGGGACAGACCGCCGAGACAGTCATCAGCGAAGCGCTCCAGATCTGCGGGGCGAACGGCTACCAGCAGGGGCACCCGCTCGAGTACCTGTACCGACTCCAGCGCGGCTGGCGGTTCGCCGGCGGGACCGACGAGGTACAGAAGAATACGATCGCCCGGTGGCTCAAACGCGGCGGTGCGCCGTCGCTGCTGAACTGA
- a CDS encoding 3-hydroxyacyl-CoA dehydrogenase, translating to MVVGINDIETVAVIGSGQMGRGIGAVAALAGYEAYINDIDESQLEEAREQIEWSYEKSVENGAAAESEIDDALERLSFTTDLEEAVGDAEFVTEAAVEQQSVKEDVFENLDETAPEDAILATNTSGLNITRLAETTDRPEQVVGTHWFNPPMLMELVEVIMTEHTPDGVADTAEALVDSFDKTPIRCKIDIPSFIVNRLMRPYGEGPAWMVYRGEHSIEEIDSAMKYAEGFPMGPFELADYTGGIQLRVEGEQDHLEDDRPMSYDTEVCPILHQLYDKGRYGRKADAGYYDYDERDEPQIAVDAGQGFDTLLVWAPIINEAAKMVENDVASVEDVDTGARLGGNWPIGPLEKADEVGTDVVLEKLTEVASRHGDTNKLAETLPCDLLVEKAKNDETFY from the coding sequence ATGGTGGTAGGTATCAACGATATCGAGACCGTCGCAGTGATCGGTAGCGGACAGATGGGTCGCGGCATCGGTGCCGTGGCCGCGCTGGCCGGCTACGAGGCGTACATCAACGATATCGACGAATCACAACTCGAGGAAGCGAGAGAACAGATCGAGTGGTCGTACGAGAAGTCCGTCGAGAACGGGGCCGCGGCCGAGTCGGAGATCGACGACGCGCTCGAGCGCCTCTCCTTTACGACCGACCTCGAGGAGGCGGTCGGCGACGCGGAGTTCGTCACCGAGGCGGCGGTCGAGCAGCAATCGGTCAAGGAGGACGTCTTCGAGAACCTCGACGAGACGGCTCCCGAGGACGCAATCCTCGCGACGAACACGTCCGGGCTCAACATTACCAGGCTCGCCGAGACGACGGACCGCCCCGAGCAGGTCGTCGGGACCCACTGGTTCAACCCGCCGATGCTGATGGAACTGGTCGAAGTGATCATGACCGAACACACGCCCGACGGCGTGGCCGACACCGCCGAGGCGCTCGTCGACTCGTTCGATAAGACGCCGATTCGGTGCAAGATCGATATCCCCTCGTTCATCGTCAACCGGCTGATGCGCCCGTACGGCGAGGGGCCGGCCTGGATGGTCTATCGAGGCGAACACTCGATCGAGGAGATCGACTCCGCGATGAAGTACGCGGAGGGATTCCCCATGGGGCCGTTCGAACTCGCCGACTATACGGGCGGCATCCAGCTCCGGGTCGAGGGCGAACAGGACCACCTCGAGGACGATCGGCCGATGTCCTACGACACGGAGGTCTGCCCGATCCTCCATCAGCTCTACGACAAGGGGCGATACGGTCGAAAGGCCGACGCCGGCTACTACGACTACGACGAACGCGACGAGCCGCAGATCGCCGTCGATGCGGGCCAGGGCTTCGACACGCTGCTCGTCTGGGCACCGATCATCAACGAAGCCGCCAAAATGGTCGAAAACGACGTCGCCAGCGTCGAGGACGTCGACACCGGTGCCCGCCTCGGCGGGAATTGGCCGATCGGCCCGCTCGAGAAGGCAGACGAAGTTGGCACCGACGTCGTCCTCGAGAAGCTAACCGAAGTCGCCAGCCGCCACGGGGACACGAACAAACTCGCCGAGACGCTGCCGTGTGACCTGCTCGTCGAGAAGGCGAAGAACGACGAGACGTTCTACTGA